TTGTTGCACTGCAGAATACTTGATTTAATAATCCTGTAGAACTAAGGTCAAACTATTCTAATTTCAATGTCTTATAAAAAACTTTCTGCAATGTTTTTCAGTGTTCTTTTCAagcatacatatctatatatatatacacacatatacatacacagaaaCAAATGCACatgtactgtgtgtatatatgtggcaAAAGGGTCATATGTGGGCCAACTAGCTGCATATGTGCTGCAGACAGCAGGCATAGCAAGAGTTCTGgtaaagctggaaaaaaaattggaTGGTTCACAAGCCTGATCACAGCACAGTCAGGCCTGTAGTTCATTACTCAGCTTAATACACTGGAGAGCGGATCACATCTAGGGATGAGATTTTGGCCTTGGTTTGTGGCACATTTGCCAAAAGGTTACTCACCCCTGATTATCTGCATTAGTATACATATCTTACCCATTCATTGTAGCTCCTTGATGTAGTATTGTTCATATTGGCATTTGCTCTTATTGTCTGACATTAAAGAATTCTGTTCCAAGTGGAAATTTGCTGCTCCATTGCCAAACCATTAGTAACATCTGCGTTTGTAATGCAAAAATATCATTTCAAGACAAAGAAGTTATCAAAATTACACTCAAAGCTGCTACACCAGGGAAGGCATGGCTCAGTCGCCTCTATATTACCAACTGCTACAGCTAGGGATGAGATAATTCTGATAAAGGGTGTTACAGTACTAATTTTATCTTATTTATGAACTTAAATGGAGGGATACGCAAAATTCTATTCTAAAGATAAATGAACACTATATTTTCACTATATGTACTTATGCAGCACACCTTCAACAATCCCTTGAAAGTGAATACAATATATCCTATATCAAGAAATCATCTGTAACTATTGTTTTTCAGTGTTGTGTCATTGCAAATAAATCTTTGATCGGctccagaattttttttcctCAGCACATACCAAACCTGGTGATCGTTAATCCTGTCAAACAAGAAAAGGCTTccacaaaaatatatttcatcAATTGGAAGATGCCATCGATTAAGAtgtaccctaatttcagtaccaccaacaccAACAAAAATATGTAAAATGCAATTCTAAGATGAactcatttttagagatgtttatatagggggaAAAGTGTGCCTCAGAATTGAAAAGACACCTGCTATTCAGCAGACATAATTGTTTATAATCAAAGCCCATTAGGATCAGAAAGCAGTAGGAATGCTTTCaattagatattttaaaatatatatataatgaattaGTCCCCCAGATGAATATGACTATGGCTCTTCTCACGTCGTAATTTCACTTTGCTCATTTTTCATGCTGTAACTTCTTAAAGACAGAGATGAGAAATTTGTGGGCCCCCAGATTCATATAATCTTACTGTGGaatacatatattgtatgtatatagctggtttaacctttggtttgctagtaaaaattactgtgtcacaaaaggaTACGTGGCTATAaagcatgtcaccaacatgaacattttggaaagctctgctttacaTTTTGAATGGCATTTTCCATAATCATTAGCTAGTAGTGCAAGTTGGTGAGGGATTTCTAATTTGCACGACAGACTGAATTAACTGTGGATATTAATTCTGGAATGGCAGGAGGATTGGATTCACCCTCACTTTCAGCCCAACTAGGCAAGACCATAGCTATGCAGGATCCAATCATGGTGGAGTGCTTCTCTGTTCCATCCCCAAAATTAattttttagaaataatttttgtTGTATCTTTTAAGTAGGAATAGATAAAAAGAGGATGAGAGGATAgaagtgaaagaaaaaagaaagaaaaaataataaaaagccagaaaagaagaaaagaagagaacaaATAACATTTAAAAGCATGCTGAGATATAGCAGTTTTGCGTGAGGTTAAGAATTCGAAGTCCTTGTTCTTTCCTTTGTttatctcctcctccttcatATCCTTCCTTCGTCATAGTCCGCTTGGACTATCACAAAATTACATTGTTAATGGCATTAGCTAGCAGTAGAGAAGAGGTTGGTTTAGGCTCAAAAGGCGCCTCTTTGGCCACTCCTATACCCTCTACTccaatggttcccaacatttggtcctccaattgttttggacttcaactcctagaaatcctagccagcttacaagatgttaggaattgtgagagctgacgtccaaaacactTAAGACGaccaaaccactgctctagaggaagaGATCATCAGGCATGGCTCCATTGTGCTTTAGCTCCAGCAGCAGACGAAATCCCTCTCCGTTCCAGTTGCAGTTTCTCAGAGTTAGGGAAGAAGAATGGGTTCTCACTTGCCAGTCAATGCCCTTCCCCACTGCCATTTCCTTATTATAAGCCTGAGGGCATAGGACTGTCAAGTCAATGCTTTGTAAGCTGCTCCTGGAGGCTTTTTGGctgaagagtggaatataaaaacTTTAAACAAGTGAATTAGTATACACTGAAAACATATAGACTCCCGGAATCTGCCCAATGTTTCAGTTTCTCAACAGAATCACAGTGTCAAATCAGGATCAGGATCCAGCATTGGGAGACTTATTGTAATGCTCAGCCCAGGAGGAACAATTATACAGCTCTGCTCCCCTCCAACATGGCTATTCAGTGGCCAAATGAATGCTTGCAACCCAATCCACAATTTTCAACCAAAATCTCAGGAGAACCCCACAAAATACCAGAGAACGCATTTCATTTTTCGATGCCTTACTACAGAAACCTATCCTGACCGTTTCCCATCACTTCACACTCTACCTGCCATGCAGCCCCTCTGTGAGAGGTTTGGTCATTATGTGAGGTAGGTAGTGAATTTCTCCTTTTGCAATGTCGCTTTGCTAAGAGGATAGCAGCCCTAGCATAGAAGCTAGTAAAGTGTTATATAAGAGGAGGCAAGGCCCTGTGGCGTGTTATGAATTCACACACAAAGCTGCAATGTCACATTTTATTAATGTGTTCCTTTAATTTGCAAAGAGTGCTTAAAttcatctttaaaaaaagatacatTAGAAAACAATATGTAAAATTAATGACATCAAACAATATATAGTGAATTCAAATCATAAAACAGAGGTTTATGATATAGCATTACTTCATGTATTATTCAATTTATAGGTTTGCTTCACAAGCACACCACTCTCCAGTGGCTTCCTCATCATTAAAAGTCAGTTTCAAGCATCACTGAATACATTACAGATGAGCATAATTTCGTATTAGGCATGATTCAGTccgatatatatacatatatatgcagaTGTGATACAGATTTGGCGAGGTATTACAGAGAACAGGGAAACCCCCCttcatcaataaataaataaataaaaattcccaCTCTGAGTTCCAATACTGTGAGCCAATAGCATCACCATCAAAGTCCCAGAAACAGCATGTCCTGAGCAGCTCTGCTTTCAGGTTTTCTCTCTGAAAACACACAGGCACAAGCACGTATTTAATAGGCAGAAGACCTCAACAATTGTTTCCATACACATACATTTGAACTGAAGGATAAAAAGCTCTAAAACACTATTTTCTCTGACTATGGAATTACCTTATGAGGAAGACCATTCAACAATAGGACACAACTAAGAAACCCCTGCCATATACACTGCAAAGAGACTCATTAATCACTACGTAAACAATATTTCTTTTCCATACaagaaaaaaatccttaaaattcAAAAGAGAACATTGAGGCTCACATAATTCAAAATGGGACAGAGACAATGCTCAGTGTTCCAATAGTTTGGCTCTTCTCTAGCAACTAAGAGATGCAAAACATTTTAATGCCCTACATTCTAATTTGCAACTCGCCTTCAGGCCAACTGCGTAACAGAACACTTGACAGGAGACCATAAATTAATGGAGAGTTTTATTCACATAAATGTTCATTTCACTATACAACTTACCTGTTATTGCAGCACTGCTATAAAACTGCTTTCTCACTATCCTGTTTTTCTTCAGATTCTTCATCAGAtcctgaaaaataaattaaaagattAATGCCAAAATTAAGTTTGATGTGTCAAGGCAACTTTTTGCACAGTACTGAACAAATGAGAAATTAAAGATATGTGATTTCCTGAACTAAGTTTGGATGATATTTGATTATATTAAATGCATTACTATTATACAATACCTATATCATAGCAGGGTATCAAAAGGATACAGACTGAGAAGAGAAGGTATAATTAGAATACTATGCAAGCCCAGTGTAACACAGTACTTCTAAGTTGCAGATTTTTCTTTAATTCAGACAACTAAAGCACTGGCCGTTATGAGTGGCCTATCAAGAGTTCTCTGAAAGACTGTGAACAGCACTTCTAAGAATCTCATCAGGATTGTGAAAAATATCTCTGAGAACCACAGTGGCATCCAGACAAAGCTCATGGCACAATGGTTGCCACAAACATAATTCTTGTGAAATATACTGTATAAAAAACCTAGGCAGCAAATGAAGTTAggtgtattttatatttatattttttgtcTCAAGTCATCTCCCATTTATAACAACACGAAGGCCTATCACATTATTTTCATGACAAAATTGGTTCAGAGGGATTtttgccttccttggaggctgaggAAGCAtgattttcctttcttctcctcttgACATCTGCCTGTGCATACGCTGAAGGCAGCACCTGATTTGAACATGGCTCAACAGTTTCCTACAACACCTCAAATCAAATCCCGGCTTCCTAGTAACATATATCCATGCATACTTTATTACTTTCCTAAACATGCTGCATCTTCTACTGAATATATTTGTTGAGAagtattttttcttaaaatgttgtAAAGACATAACtttctggataataataatacagcaaaggctgggttgttatatgttttccgggctgtatggccatgttctagaagtattttctcctgatattttgcccacatctatggcaggcatcctcagaggttgtgagcctcTGACAACACAGCGAAGGCTGTTTCTATTTTTCTGTTAATAATCGAGGGGAACACAACTCAGCAAGATGGTTACATAACATCCATGCATAACATCTTAGTTTTTGTCTCTGGCATCTACAACTGATGAGTTTTAGGTAGCAGTGCTAGGGAAAAAAATCTGCTATCCCATATGCTCGCTTGTTAAAAATGCCTGGCGAAAAGGAATATACAAGCACAGAACGTGGCTTCCTGATCTTGCTACATGTGGGAAGCGTAGGCAGGGAAGTCACTAGAACCTGATCCAGTTCCAGTTTCTTATCTGCACCCTACAGGGTCATGGAGCACCGATTGTCTATAGCAGGGATTTCGAGACAGCCAGGAAAGGACATATTCAGACACCTGATCCAGTTTCAACTAAACTATACCTGTCCCTTTTTCATGTCATCTATTTCCAGGTGCCCGGTAGAAAGAAAAGATTCAATGATTAGTTAATGTCAGTTAACCAACAGCCATGAGGATTGATAGATGCCAGattaatgtagtttctggttgcttgagagttactcttaaaataggcctaatactaAACCCCATCCTATACACCATAAGCTCTGCACTGACTTGATATTATCATTGAAATACAGTTTTACTTTAATATAAaaattccttttttatttaaaatattattttgttgattttttttgccGGTTGCTTAAGAGTTTCAGCTGCGgaagttccagttaactgagagtgtaATAGATGGCTCACTCTTTGATCACCACTAGATGGggctaaaaagaaaataattccaCTTCTATTAAATATAGCTTCCCATATCATCCCCAAAACTTGTAGTGATGAAAGCAATTAAAAGTTCACTGCTAATCATTCATATAGTTTAATTCTAGACAAAAagatcttgtagcatctttgagacaTAACAATACTAATAGATTCCCTTTAGTTTCAAAAATCCTCTTTTCATCTTAaagtccctggtggcgcagtggattaaacccttgtgccggcaggacttgaaggttgggttgctgacctgaaggttgccggttcgaatccaacccagggggaGCATGGataagttccctctatcagctccagctccatgtggggacatgagagatgtctcccacaaggatggtaaaaacatcaaaacatccgggcatcccttaggcaacatccttgcagacggccaattctctcacaccagaagtgacttgcggtttctcaagtcgctcctgacacgaaaaaataaatcTCAAAGGGACTACCTAACTCATTTGCATCCTGCTATTCCAGACATAAAGAATTTGCAAATGGGGCAGAAatcaaaagaggaagaaaatgacAAGAGTGTCAGGGTGGGGAGGGGAGGCTTGGGTGttactgcctcaccaaactgcaaatcccattaaagTTAAAgtagtgctaaactgcattaattctccagtgtaggtcGGGCCTCAGAAATCTTGAGATTCAATAGTTACATGTTTCAACTACATGACTTTCTCCCAAGGATGGTAAACAACAGCAATGTCCATCAGTTTAGGGTTTTTTATTTCCTCCACACTGAACCTAATCCTTCAAAATAATTTTGAGACCATGAACAAATGTGTTCAATGCCACGGTTTAGAAGGCTATACAAAGACATAAGAGAAAAAAAATTTCAGAGAgtgttaatttaaaaaacaaataaacatatggTCACTGCAAATCTTCAGTTATTTACACAGTAGGATTCAGAAATCTATTAGTAGAGCTCCTCTGAAGTATACTGTTTTCCCCACTATACTTGTCTTACCCATACTAGAATTTCATCCCAGAATCTATTTTGGGGCGTATTTTGGGGCGTGTTAGCCACATATGGCTCCCATCCCCTATTTCTCCACTTTCTCCAACATAATTTGGAAAATCCATTATTAATTTAAGTAGACAACAGCATCTATGCATAAGTATTTTCTCTCAGTTGTGCTGAAATTGATTTGTATGCTTGAGTTTTCCAGATTGAACTCCACTGTTTCTCTTCCAATTTGAACCACAGTTCTAATTTCCATACCAGTCTCAGTCCATTTAATGTTCCAGTTTTTACTTTTTGAAATATATGATATAGTTTTGAAACTTGCCTGTTGGTTTGATTGAATTTGTCATTGCAAATTGATTCAAGTAATGTTAGCtctcttggtggtggtggtggtggggggggtgtTTTCTAATTATatctgaaatgtatttattaatgtattaattaattggctgtaatttattttttaattcttcCATTTGAATAGATTTTCctcataaaaataaacatttcattgTATAGATTTCATTCTATTCCCACACTTTGAACTGACTATATGTGTTGTCATGTttaaataatactatgtaacactatttttgttcctgggttataaatgtcatttcctagttggatctgtcataaaaacatggaaaaagtttactgaactgcaaaaactttgtttttgcaggacatcctgcacattttgctatagtttttcaatgaatatctcagagtttcaaccaattcaacaaagtttgtggccactacaaaaatgaagtttctggagtatactcCAAAGtacttactttcaaagtaagtacagcacaaataaacaggaaatagtgctttcaaacaaggaaaacattttttcaaattttgttacatagtcagaaacgactaaacgactgaacagcagcagcagtgttATTTAAGTCTCTGAAGAAAATGTTTCCTTACCTGCTTCGGATTCAGGAGGGGAATAAAACTGTCCATCAGAAAGGAGTCCAGGCTGAAGAAGAGCAGCTCGCTCAGAGGCATCTTGTACCAGTAGCAGTCCTACCAACAAAAAAGAAGTCATCAttacaaaatcttttaaaataaggTTATGAACAGTCATAATAATGTACCACAGCATtatcacactttaaaaaaatattatcttACAGTTTTACTTTGTGGATACCAAAGCAGCATTCTCTCTCCAGCATTAATATACTCTACAAAATTCCTTCAGCATGCAAGGCAAACAATTTTTCAGGCTACTATAACAGCAAAGGAACATACtgttttcttcttctgcttcctGTGGCAAAACTTTGAAATCCAGGAACCAGGTTTCTATCCAGGCAAGAATGAAAGATATGATGGGCAACACATAGCCAAAAGGACCTTGAGACAACAGCTGAAAGGGGGTGAGCAGAgagaaaacacattatacaaaaatcTATCTCAACAGATGAATTACAGTATATCATTTAAATGAACATTTACAATGATAAACCTACCTTTGAAATGATTACTTTTGTTAACAAGAAGGCACTGGTTACTGCAGTTGTAAACTGAAAGAAACATTAATGGTTACGAATGCAGGTGTATCTTCGAGTTTAGTTTCACAAGTCACAGGAAAGTATCACAAATACCCAACCATACAAAAACTATGATCCATTCTGGGTAATCATGGATTATTAAAATTCTGGACTTAGCAAGTTTAAACTAAATGTCCATGAATTGTCAAAATCATCTCCCATTGATCTATAGTTCCAAATATGGGAATACAAATCTGCAGTTCACTCACAGACTTGTGAGCTGTAGTTAATTGTGTTTTCTATCAGTTtccaaatgtatttaaaaatattattttcagtattCCTACCTCATTGAAGACAACAATTGAAACTAAATTGCAACCAGAGCAACTGGGGGGGAAATCATCCCTGGAAGTTTTACAGAAATAAAGTAGTAACATAGGAAACTGTTCCACAGTTAGCCCTTAATATGAAGTACACCTTCTAGATAGAACCAAAGGAATGCAAGGAACATTCCCAAAAATTCAATCAGTAAGCAAACAACATTCCTGAACAATTAAAAACCCTATTTTTCCAATTAAAACTAAATGGAAACAGAACACAGGCAGGTTCTTCATGTGGCCTATGTTGTCCATAACTTACTTTCCGAGCTATGTCACACCATCCACAGGAACGTGAACATATGGACTGCAAAAAGCTATTCAACAGAAAAACCTATCACTCTAATATATTCTACAATGACAGAAGCAATGCAGTTCTGGAAAGCATATTACATTATGAATGTGCTGCCAAATCAACACCCCTTGTCCATATCTGTTAAAAAATCTGCTACTTACTGCTATTGCCCACCAATGTCGCAATCTGCACAGCGCATAGGCAAGTATCAAAATCTTAAACCGAAAGACAGCCAGGAGCTACAGAAAAGTTTGGAGAATGGGGAacaaaagagatttttaaaatattcatttaaaaaagtaaaattacAAATGTCGCATCATCAGTCTTTTTCTGTCGCCATTCCATCCGACATTTCTCCTAGGCATCTCATGGACATCATTCTACACTTGCCGCCTTTTTTTCAGCCACAGCCAGCCTTTTCCTTATACGTAGAAGTTTCCTCCTCATAAAGATTGCTTTCATAAAACAGGCTGTAACAAATATTTTCTGTATAATATGCCGATCTCAGATTTATTCAACCTCTGATCACATGCAGTCACTGTAACTCTATCTGAATAATGCTGTTGAGAGCACAACCTCTCCAGCCAAAGTGATTAGAGGATTACATTTTTAAGGGAGAGAATTCTGGAAATACTCTACTCTCTCATTTAAATTGTTCTCCTTGCTATTTacagctttcttctctctccctttcttatTGCAAAAAATGGAGCatttgttaacaacaacaacaacaacaacaacaactttattcttatatccctccaACATTTCCCCAAAAGGAcaaggggtggcttacatggggaccaagcccagtataaACAAGATTACAAAGTGACACAgtaaaatcataaacaataaaacatattaaaaacaataaaaaccagcagaatataaaacataaaagacACCAACCAAACAGCAGACAACCCAGTTGCCGAGAgcagtgggcatgttcagatttgAGGGGATGGGACAATGTCTTGTGCAAACACGAACTGTAGGGCTGGGGCTGGGGATAAAGTGGGTAAGTTCAGATTTGAGGGAGCAGGACAAAGGCTAGTGCAAAAACAAATTGTAGGGCTGAAACAGGAGATAAAGTGCTGGAGATCCAAAACAGAAAATTAGGGCTAGGCAGACTTATCAGTAGCTAAACTATTATTCAAAGACATATAGGAACATCAAAATTTTCTGGggactaatctaatctccctgggaagagagttccagagctgggggaccaccaccgagaagtGTGGGGAACCACAAACTGTGCTTGTGATGGaggagggagatacggtcacgaagataagcaggacccaaaccatttagggctttgtaggtgttagcctgcactttgaattgggaccggaaacttatcagcagccagtggcgCTGCTTCAGCAGGGgcgttgtccactccctgtaacctgctccagttagcaacctggctgcccacCTTTGTACAAGTTGCAGTTTCCAGGCTGTctccaaaggcaaccccatgtagagtgcattgcagtaatccaaactaAATGTAACCAAGGCgtgaccactgtggccaagtcaggcttcatgaggtacggttgcagctggcacacGTTTTAACTGTACAAAGGTCCTCCCAGTCACCGCCTGAGAATCAAGtgtcaatgctgagtccaggaagacccccaaactgtggacctgtgtccttaaggggagtgcaaccccatcgagcacaggttgccaccctatatcccAATCGACCTCTCGACTAacaaggaggacctctgtcttatatGGATTAAGCTTCaccttgttagccctcatccaatccatcacagagaccaggcactggtccaggatctggggggcttccttggaattgggTGGAAAGTAGTAGtaaagttgagtgtcatctgcacagagatggcactgaactccaaaactccgaatgacctttcccagtggtttcatgtagatgttgggagatagaatggaaccttgggAGACCCCACAGGCAACGGCCAGGGATCCAAACAGGTGTCTCCCAGCTTCAGCAATTGGGaacaatcctccaggaaggagcagaaccactgcaaaacagtgcccccaagacTCATTTCGGAGAGCCGACCCATTCACtgctgtttggacagacaggacagaacagaacagaaaggaggtatgttatCTTGAGGTCCaatttttggtgccttggaggttg
This sequence is a window from Anolis carolinensis isolate JA03-04 chromosome 6, rAnoCar3.1.pri, whole genome shotgun sequence. Protein-coding genes within it:
- the stard3nl gene encoding STARD3 N-terminal-like protein isoform X3, with product MNQLPEHRGNALGSSLGSQPSLRDVHSINPAQLMARIESYDTREKKGISDVRRTFCLFVTFDLLFVTLLWIIELNVNGGIENTLKKEVLHYDYHSSYFDIFFTTAVTSAFLLTKVIISKLLSQGPFGYVLPIISFILAWIETWFLDFKVLPQEAEEENRLLLVQDASERAALLQPGLLSDGQFYSPPESEAGSDEESEEKQDSEKAVL
- the stard3nl gene encoding STARD3 N-terminal-like protein isoform X1, whose amino-acid sequence is MNQLPEHRGNALGSSLGSQPSLRDVHSINPAQLMARIESYDTREKKGISDVRRTFCLFVTFDLLFVTLLWIIELNVNGGIENTLKKEVLHYDYHSSYFDIFLLAVFRFKILILAYALCRLRHWWAIAFTTAVTSAFLLTKVIISKLLSQGPFGYVLPIISFILAWIETWFLDFKVLPQEAEEENRLLLVQDASERAALLQPGLLSDGQFYSPPESEAGSDEESEEKQDSEKAVL
- the stard3nl gene encoding STARD3 N-terminal-like protein isoform X2; its protein translation is MNQLPEHRGNALGSSLGSQPSLRDVHSINPAQLMARIESYDTREKKGISDVRRTFCLFVTFDLLFVTLLWIIELNVNGGIENTLKKEVLHYDYHSSYFDIFLLAVFRFKILILAYALCRLRHWWAIALLSQGPFGYVLPIISFILAWIETWFLDFKVLPQEAEEENRLLLVQDASERAALLQPGLLSDGQFYSPPESEAGSDEESEEKQDSEKAVL